Part of the Pseudomonadota bacterium genome, TCGAGCCCGATGTCACGCAGCCGACGGTCGGCCGTGATGGGGCCCACATCGATGACGGTGACCTCGGAGAGCGCGGTCTTGACAAGGTCGACGAATTCGGGCGTGAGGGGCGGCTGGGCGTCCATGCGAGATTCCTTCCGTGCGTTGCCGGGACGAAGATTCCCGGGTACAAAGGAACCTCCTGCAACTGCGACGAAACCGCTTCGCGCACAAGCCCGTCGGCACACCACACCCTGCCGGGTCGACTGCCTGGGCCAAGTCGAAAGGAGACTCTCTCACCCATGCTCCGACACGAAGTCGAGGCCAAGCTGCGCGAGATGGCCAGCAAGGACCCGGAGTTCCGCAAGAAGCTCATCGCCGACCCCGCGGGCACCATCACGTCGACCCTCGGTATCGAGCTCCCCAAGACCCTGAAGCTGCGCGTCATCGAAGAGGCGCCGAACGAGGGCATCCTCGTGCTGCCCCCTACCTCGTTCGAGCTCAGCGACGACCTTCTCGAGGCCGCCGCGGGCGGGTACTAGCGCTTCAGATCGGTCTCGATCGGCGGTACGTCGTTCGGATCGTGCCAGGCCGGAACCCCCCAGAGATACTGGGCGCGCGGGCGTCTCACCGTCGGGAACAGCTCCCGGTAGTATGCGGTGAGGCGCTCGTTTGCTTCCGGCGCGCGCAGATCACCCGCGGCCTCGCGCCACTCGGCCACCGTGGTGAAGCGCTCGTCGAAGCGCTGCGTCAGCACCGTCGCCGGGGGCGGCTCGACCGGCTCGGCGTCATCGAGGGCCCGCTTGATGTGCTCGAGCGAGTACTCGCCGGCACGAGCCAGGTAGTCTTCGGCGTCATCCGGATGCATGTGGCACGCATAGACCATCCAGTCGGGCTGCATGCGCTTGAGCAGCA contains:
- a CDS encoding NHLP leader peptide family natural product precursor, with protein sequence MLRHEVEAKLREMASKDPEFRKKLIADPAGTITSTLGIELPKTLKLRVIEEAPNEGILVLPPTSFELSDDLLEAAAGGY